In Hippocampus zosterae strain Florida chromosome 3, ASM2543408v3, whole genome shotgun sequence, a genomic segment contains:
- the kif21a gene encoding kinesin-like protein KIF21A isoform X3 — protein MTSGQDESSVRVALRIRPQLAREKIEGCHICTYVMPGEPQVILGKDKSFTYDYVFDMDSQQDAIYQTCTEKLIEGCFEGYNATVFAYGQTGSGKTYTMGTGFDVNITDDELGIIPRAVHHLFRGIERRRQAAQEQGRPAPEFKINAQFLELYNEEVLDLFDSVRDGKQKSHIRIHEDANGGIYTVGVTTRTVSSEAEMMQCLKLGALSRTTASTQMNVQSSRSHAIFTIHLCQVRVCASPDNQEDGDNRVSNGNGDMDEYETLSAKFHFVDLAGSERLKRTGATGDRAKEGISINCGLLALGNVISALGDRSKRASHVPYRDSKLTRLLQDSLGGNSQTVMIACISPSDRDFMETLNTLKYANRARNIKNKVMVNQDKASQQISALRTEIARLQMELMEYKTGKRLAGQDGVESFSDMFHENTMLQTENGNLRVRVKAMQETIDAQRARLTQLLSDQANQALARMGEGGTEEIGNMIQSYIKEIEELRAKLLESEAVNESLRKSLSRASNRQAFYGGPGSFSSSSTAPEKETSDIIEMAKKDLEKLKKREKKKKKRLEQLLEERERRREEEEVVEEVVVSVGKEDIPDNEQEKSGDKENYAERASDDADMDAQDGSEEDEEEEEEDMEVEDSTDDSDSESDEKENFQADLANITCEIAIKQKLIDELENSQRRLHTLKQQYEQKLMMLQCKIRDTQLERDRVLQNMNSVESGSDDKARKIKTEYERKLSVMNKELQKLQSAQKEHARLLKNQSQYEKQLRKLQMDVGEMKKTKVRLMKQMKEQQEKNRMNESRRNREIASLKKDQRKQEHQLKLLEAQRRQQELILRRKTEEVTALRRQARPTSGKVIRKINLPDPNQDSSHRPPSGRMYSGHGAPNGTSRSSPRRAGGVYSTRMARNKWQSLERRITDVIMQRMTISNMENDMNRLLKQREELTKRKEKVLKKRERLAREGSEAEKAVVPLNEEVDALAANIDYINDSIADCQANIMQMEETKEEGDTVDVSAVIGSCTLAEARFLLDHFMSMAINKGLQAAQKESQVKVMEGRLKQTEITSATQNQLLFHMLKEKAEFNPELDALLGNALQENGDDSSSDESAASPSADGNTVPDLMKFCGETKSRNKARRRTTTQMELLYANSEAAPDTADFSGPLLPLAETPDGGGDFAALSTGFSSKMYSVSGSRKPSGAENRASPAPSPLSRRKTYDKAQAAGDRAKLKEIKQGVIHPVTSTKSRSTSLLQCVHVAEGHSKAVLCVDCTDDLLFTGSKDRSCKVWNLVTGQEIMSLSGHPNNVVSVRYSSSLVFSVSTSYIKVWDIRDSAKCIRTLCSSGQVNVGDVCASNTSRTVTIPAGENLINQIALNPNGTVLYAAAGNSVRVWDLRRFASTGKLTGHQGPVMCLTVDHSGNNQDVVITGSKDHYVKLFDVSEGTLGSISPMHNFEPPHYDGIESLVIQGDFFFSGSRDNGIKKWDLDRKDLLQQVPNAHRDWVCALGVVPGSPALLSGCRGGVLKLWHTDTLAGLGELKGHDSPINGISTNASHLFTASDDRTVKIWRARSGGLDGPFEAVDNAADEGGE, from the exons ATGACGTCGGGCCAAGATGAAAGTTCGGTTCGTGTGGCGTTGAG GATccgtccacaattagcacgggAGAAGATCGAAGGATGCCACATCTGCACGTACGTGATGCCCGGCGAGCCTCAAGTCATTCTCGGCAAGGACAAATCCTTCACGTACGACTATGTGTTCGACATGGACTCGCAGCAGGATGCCATCTACCAAACATGCACCGAAAAGCTGATCGAGGGCTGCTTTGAAGGATACAACGCCACCGTCTTCGCCTACGGACAG ACTGGTTCCGGTAAGACGTATACCATGGGTACGGGCTTCGACGTCAACATCACCGACGACGAGCTGGGCATCATCCCCCGGGCCGTCCACCACCTCTTCCGGGGCATCGAGCGGCGCCGGCAGGCCGCGCAGGAACAGGGACGCCCCGCGCCAGAGTTTAAGATCAACGCTCAATTCTTGGAG CTATATAACGAGGAAGTTCTGGATCTGTTTGACTCGGTGCGGGATGGGAAGCAGAAATCTCACATCAGGATCCATGAGGATGCCAACGGGGGCATCTACACCGTGGGTGTGACCACACGCACTGTGTCCTCTGAGGCCGAG ATGATGCAGTGCCTGAAGCTGGGCGCTCTGTCTCGCACCACCGCCAGCACGCAGATGAATGTCCAGAGCTCTCGCTCGCACGCCATATTCACCATCCACTTGTGCCAAGTCAGAGTCTGTGCCTCCCCCGACAAT CAGGAAGACGGCGACAATCGGGTCTCCAATGGCAACGGAGACATGGACGAGTATGAGACGCTCAGTGCCAAATTTCACTTTGTGGACTTGGCCGGGTCCGAGAGGCTCAAGAGGACAGGCGCCACTGGAGACCGAGCCAAAGAGGGCATCTCCATCAACTGTGGACTG CTGGCTCTGGGGAATGTCATCAGCGCTTTGGGCGACCGCAGCAAGCGAGCCTCACACGTGCCTTACAGAGACTCCAAACTGACTCGACTTCTGCAGGACTCCTTGGGAGGAAACAG CCAAACAGTGATGATTGCCTGCATCAGCCCGTCCGACCGCGACTTCATGGAGACACTCAACACACTCAAGTATGCCAACCGCGCCCGCAACATCAAGAACAAGGTGATGGTGAACCAGGACAAAGCCAGCCAGCAGATCAGCGCGCTCAGGACGGAGATCGCCAGGCTGCAGATGGAACTCATGGAGTACAAgacg GGTAAACGCCTGGCGGGTCAGGATGGTGTGGAGAGCTTTAGCGACATGTTCCATGAGAACACCATGCTGCAGACGGAGAATGGCAACTTGCGTGTGCGGGTGAAGGCCATGCAGGAGACCATCGACGCCCAGAGGGCGCGACTCACGCAGTTGCTCAGCGACCAGGCCAACCAGGCCCTTGCCAGGATGG GCGAAGGAGGCACAGAGGAAATTGGCAACATGATTCAGAGTTATATCAAGGAAATTGAAGAACTCAG AGCCAAGCTTCTGGAGAGTGAGGCGGTGAACGAGAGCCTGCGCAAGAGCCTATCTCGTGCCTCCAACCGCCAGGCCTTCTACGGCGGTCCTGgctccttctcctcttcctccaccgcCCCTGAGAAGGAGACATCCGACATCATCGAGATGGCCAAGAAGGACCTGGAGAAGCTGAAGAAgcgggagaaaaagaagaagaaaag ACTCGAGCAGCTGTTGGAGGAgcgagagaggaggagggaggaggaggaggtggtggaggaggtTGTCGTCAG TGTAGGCAAGGAGGACATTCCCGACAACGAGCAGGAGAAGAGCGGTGACAAGGAGAACTACGCCGAGCGAGCCAGCGATGATGCCGACATG GACGCGCAGGATGGCAGtgaggaggacgaagaggaggaggaggaggacatggAGGTGGAGGACAGCACAGACGATTCTGACTCGGAATCGGACGAGAAAG AGAACTTCCAGGCGGACCTGGCCAACATCACGTGCGAGATCGCCATCAAGCAGAAGCTGATCGACGAGCTGGAGAACAGCCAGCGCCGTCTGCACACGCTCAAGCAGCAGTATGAGCAAAAGCTGATGATGTTGCAGTGCAAGATCAGGGACACACAGCTGGAGCGAGACCGTGTGCTCCAGAACATGA ACTCTGTGGAAAGCGGCTCGGACGACAAGGCCCGCAAAATCAAGACTGAGTATGAGAGGAAGCTGAGCGTGATGAACAAGGAGCTGCAGAAATTGCAGTCGGCCCAGAAGGAACACGCCCGCCTGCTTAAAAACCAGTCGCAGTACGAGAAGCAGCTACGCAAGCTCCAGATGGATGTGGGCGAAATGAAGAAGACGAAG GTTCGCCTCATGAAGCAGATGAAGGAGCAGCAGGAGAAGAATCGCATGAACGAGTCCCGCCGTAACCGCGAGATCGCTTCCTTGAAGAAGGATCAGCGCAAACAAGAG CACCAATTGAAGCTACTGGAGGCTCAGAGGAGGCAGCAGGAGCTCATCCTCAGGAGGAAGACGGAAGAG GTGACGGCACTAAGGAGGCAGGCCAGGCCCACCTCGGGGAAAGTCATTCGGAAAATCAACCTGCCAGATCCCAACCAGGACTCGTCCCACCGTCCCCCCTCTGGACGCATGTACTCTGGACACGGCGCTCCCAACGGCACCAG cagGTCCTCTCCCAGGCGTGCCGGTGGAGTTTACTCCACCCGGATGGCCCGCAACAAATGGCAGTCTCTTGAGCGACGCATCACTGACGTCATCATGCAGAGGATGACTATCTCCAACATGGAGAATGACATGAACCGCCTCCTCAAG CAACGTGAGGAGCTGACCAAGCGCAAGGAGAAGGTCTTGAAGAAGCGAGAGCGCCTGGCCAGGGAAGGGTCCGAAGCAGAGAAGGCGGTGGTCCCGCTCAACGAGGAAGTGGACGCACTGGCTGCCAACATTGACTACATTAACGACAGCATTGCAGACTGTCAGGCCAACATCATGCAAATGGAGGAGACCAAG GAGGAAGGCGACACCGTGGATGTCTCTGCAGTGATTGGTTCCTGCACTCTGGCTGAGGCTCGTTTCCTGCTAGATCACTTTATGTCAATGGCTATAAACAAG GGTCTGCAGGCTGCCCAGAAGGAGTCCCAGGTGAAAGTCATGGAGGGCCGCCTGAAGCAGACGGAGATCACCAGCGCCACTCAAAATCAGCTGCTCTTCCACATGCTAAAGGAGAAGGCTGAGTTCAACCCAGAGCTGGACGCGCTGCTCGGCAACGCCCTGCAAG AAAACGGCGACGACAGCAGCAGCGACGAGTCGGCTGCCAGCCCGTCCGCAGACGGAAA CACTGTGCCGGATCTCATGAAGTTCTGCGGTGAGACCAAGTCCAGGAATAAG GCCCGCCGGCGGACCACCACTCAGATGGAGCTCCTTTATGCCAACAGCGAGGCCGCCCCCGACACGGCCGATTTCTCTGGCCCCTTGTTGCCGCTAGCAGAGACGCCAGACGGTGGCGGTGACTTTGCCGCGCTCTCGACAGGCTTCTCCTCCAAAATGTACAGCGT TTCGGGCTCCAGAAAGCCATCGGGTGCTGAAAACAGAGCTTCGCCGGCACCCTCACCACTCTCTCGCAGGAAGACGTATGACAAGGCCCAAGCGGCAGGCGACAGGGCAAAGCTCAAGGAGATTAAACA GGGCGTCATTCATCCAGTGACGTCCACCAAGAGTCGCTCAACCTCGCTGCTGCAGTGTGTCCATGTGGCCGAGGGGCACAGCAAGGCCGTCCTCTGTGTCGACTGCACCGACGACCTGCTCTTCACCGGATCCAAGG ACCGCAGTTGTAAGGTGTGGAACCTGGTGACGGGTCAGGAAATTATGTCGCTTTCCGGACACCCCAACAACGTGGTGTCGGTGCGCTATAGCTCCAGCCTGGTGTTCTCGGTCTCCACTTCCTACATCAAAGTTTGGGACATCCGCGACTCGGCCAAGTGCATTCGGACGCTCTG CTCCTCCGGTCAGGTTAATGTCGGCGACGTCTGTGCATCCAACACCAGCCGGACGGTCACCATCCCGGCAGGTGAAAACCTGATCAACCAGATAGCACTGAACCCCAACGGAAcggtcctgtacgccgcggccGGAAACTCGGTCAGAGTGTGGGATCTACGAAG GTTTGCATCCACTGGGAAACTCACCGGCCACCAAGGACCTGTTATGTGTTTGACTGTGGACCATTCGGGGAACAATCAGGAcgtggtcatcactggctccaaagACCACTATGTCAAG CTCTTTGACGTGAGTGAAGGCACCCTGGGAAGCATCAGCCCGATGCACAATTTTGAGCCCCCCCACTATGACGGGATCGAGTCACTGGTAATCCAGGGCGACTTCTTCTTTAGCGGCTCCCGTGACAACGGCATCAAGAAGTGGGACCTGGACCGCAAGGACTTGCTGCAG CAAGTCCCGAACGCCCACCGTGACTGGGTGTGTGCCCTGGGCGTGGTCCCCGGCTCTCCAGCTCTCCTGAGTGGCTGTCGAGGAGGGGTGCTTAAACTGTGGCACACGGACACTCTGGCTGGACTGGGCGAGCTCAAGGGTCATGACAGCCCCATCAACGGCATCTCCACAAACGCCAGCCATTTGTTCACCGCCTCTGA CGACCGGACAGTGAAGATCTGGCGTGCACGCAGCGGCGGACTGGACGGCCCTTTCGAGGCGGTTGACAATGCGGCAGACGAAGGTGGCGAGTAA
- the kif21a gene encoding kinesin-like protein KIF21A isoform X7, whose translation MTSGQDESSVRVALRIRPQLAREKIEGCHICTYVMPGEPQVILGKDKSFTYDYVFDMDSQQDAIYQTCTEKLIEGCFEGYNATVFAYGQTGSGKTYTMGTGFDVNITDDELGIIPRAVHHLFRGIERRRQAAQEQGRPAPEFKINAQFLELYNEEVLDLFDSVRDGKQKSHIRIHEDANGGIYTVGVTTRTVSSEAEMMQCLKLGALSRTTASTQMNVQSSRSHAIFTIHLCQVRVCASPDNQEDGDNRVSNGNGDMDEYETLSAKFHFVDLAGSERLKRTGATGDRAKEGISINCGLLALGNVISALGDRSKRASHVPYRDSKLTRLLQDSLGGNSQTVMIACISPSDRDFMETLNTLKYANRARNIKNKVMVNQDKASQQISALRTEIARLQMELMEYKTGKRLAGQDGVESFSDMFHENTMLQTENGNLRVRVKAMQETIDAQRARLTQLLSDQANQALARMGEGGTEEIGNMIQSYIKEIEELRAKLLESEAVNESLRKSLSRASNRQAFYGGPGSFSSSSTAPEKETSDIIEMAKKDLEKLKKREKKKKKRLEQLLEERERRREEEEVVEEVVVSVGKEDIPDNEQEKSGDKENYAERASDDADMDAQDGSEEDEEEEEEDMEVEDSTDDSDSESDEKENFQADLANITCEIAIKQKLIDELENSQRRLHTLKQQYEQKLMMLQCKIRDTQLERDRVLQNMNSVESGSDDKARKIKTEYERKLSVMNKELQKLQSAQKEHARLLKNQSQYEKQLRKLQMDVGEMKKTKVRLMKQMKEQQEKNRMNESRRNREIASLKKDQRKQEHQLKLLEAQRRQQELILRRKTEEVTALRRQARPTSGKVIRKINLPDPNQDSSHRPPSGRMYSGHGAPNGTSRSSPRRAGGVYSTRMARNKWQSLERRITDVIMQRMTISNMENDMNRLLKQREELTKRKEKVLKKRERLAREGSEAEKAVVPLNEEVDALAANIDYINDSIADCQANIMQMEETKEEGDTVDVSAVIGSCTLAEARFLLDHFMSMAINKGLQAAQKESQVKVMEGRLKQTEITSATQNQLLFHMLKEKAEFNPELDALLGNALQELGNVPSENGDDSSSDESAASPSADGNTVPDLMKFCGETKSRNKARRRTTTQMELLYANSEAAPDTADFSGPLLPLAETPDGGGDFAALSTGFSSKMYSVGVIHPVTSTKSRSTSLLQCVHVAEGHSKAVLCVDCTDDLLFTGSKDRSCKVWNLVTGQEIMSLSGHPNNVVSVRYSSSLVFSVSTSYIKVWDIRDSAKCIRTLCSSGQVNVGDVCASNTSRTVTIPAGENLINQIALNPNGTVLYAAAGNSVRVWDLRRFASTGKLTGHQGPVMCLTVDHSGNNQDVVITGSKDHYVKLFDVSEGTLGSISPMHNFEPPHYDGIESLVIQGDFFFSGSRDNGIKKWDLDRKDLLQQVPNAHRDWVCALGVVPGSPALLSGCRGGVLKLWHTDTLAGLGELKGHDSPINGISTNASHLFTASDDRTVKIWRARSGGLDGPFEAVDNAADEGGE comes from the exons ATGACGTCGGGCCAAGATGAAAGTTCGGTTCGTGTGGCGTTGAG GATccgtccacaattagcacgggAGAAGATCGAAGGATGCCACATCTGCACGTACGTGATGCCCGGCGAGCCTCAAGTCATTCTCGGCAAGGACAAATCCTTCACGTACGACTATGTGTTCGACATGGACTCGCAGCAGGATGCCATCTACCAAACATGCACCGAAAAGCTGATCGAGGGCTGCTTTGAAGGATACAACGCCACCGTCTTCGCCTACGGACAG ACTGGTTCCGGTAAGACGTATACCATGGGTACGGGCTTCGACGTCAACATCACCGACGACGAGCTGGGCATCATCCCCCGGGCCGTCCACCACCTCTTCCGGGGCATCGAGCGGCGCCGGCAGGCCGCGCAGGAACAGGGACGCCCCGCGCCAGAGTTTAAGATCAACGCTCAATTCTTGGAG CTATATAACGAGGAAGTTCTGGATCTGTTTGACTCGGTGCGGGATGGGAAGCAGAAATCTCACATCAGGATCCATGAGGATGCCAACGGGGGCATCTACACCGTGGGTGTGACCACACGCACTGTGTCCTCTGAGGCCGAG ATGATGCAGTGCCTGAAGCTGGGCGCTCTGTCTCGCACCACCGCCAGCACGCAGATGAATGTCCAGAGCTCTCGCTCGCACGCCATATTCACCATCCACTTGTGCCAAGTCAGAGTCTGTGCCTCCCCCGACAAT CAGGAAGACGGCGACAATCGGGTCTCCAATGGCAACGGAGACATGGACGAGTATGAGACGCTCAGTGCCAAATTTCACTTTGTGGACTTGGCCGGGTCCGAGAGGCTCAAGAGGACAGGCGCCACTGGAGACCGAGCCAAAGAGGGCATCTCCATCAACTGTGGACTG CTGGCTCTGGGGAATGTCATCAGCGCTTTGGGCGACCGCAGCAAGCGAGCCTCACACGTGCCTTACAGAGACTCCAAACTGACTCGACTTCTGCAGGACTCCTTGGGAGGAAACAG CCAAACAGTGATGATTGCCTGCATCAGCCCGTCCGACCGCGACTTCATGGAGACACTCAACACACTCAAGTATGCCAACCGCGCCCGCAACATCAAGAACAAGGTGATGGTGAACCAGGACAAAGCCAGCCAGCAGATCAGCGCGCTCAGGACGGAGATCGCCAGGCTGCAGATGGAACTCATGGAGTACAAgacg GGTAAACGCCTGGCGGGTCAGGATGGTGTGGAGAGCTTTAGCGACATGTTCCATGAGAACACCATGCTGCAGACGGAGAATGGCAACTTGCGTGTGCGGGTGAAGGCCATGCAGGAGACCATCGACGCCCAGAGGGCGCGACTCACGCAGTTGCTCAGCGACCAGGCCAACCAGGCCCTTGCCAGGATGG GCGAAGGAGGCACAGAGGAAATTGGCAACATGATTCAGAGTTATATCAAGGAAATTGAAGAACTCAG AGCCAAGCTTCTGGAGAGTGAGGCGGTGAACGAGAGCCTGCGCAAGAGCCTATCTCGTGCCTCCAACCGCCAGGCCTTCTACGGCGGTCCTGgctccttctcctcttcctccaccgcCCCTGAGAAGGAGACATCCGACATCATCGAGATGGCCAAGAAGGACCTGGAGAAGCTGAAGAAgcgggagaaaaagaagaagaaaag ACTCGAGCAGCTGTTGGAGGAgcgagagaggaggagggaggaggaggaggtggtggaggaggtTGTCGTCAG TGTAGGCAAGGAGGACATTCCCGACAACGAGCAGGAGAAGAGCGGTGACAAGGAGAACTACGCCGAGCGAGCCAGCGATGATGCCGACATG GACGCGCAGGATGGCAGtgaggaggacgaagaggaggaggaggaggacatggAGGTGGAGGACAGCACAGACGATTCTGACTCGGAATCGGACGAGAAAG AGAACTTCCAGGCGGACCTGGCCAACATCACGTGCGAGATCGCCATCAAGCAGAAGCTGATCGACGAGCTGGAGAACAGCCAGCGCCGTCTGCACACGCTCAAGCAGCAGTATGAGCAAAAGCTGATGATGTTGCAGTGCAAGATCAGGGACACACAGCTGGAGCGAGACCGTGTGCTCCAGAACATGA ACTCTGTGGAAAGCGGCTCGGACGACAAGGCCCGCAAAATCAAGACTGAGTATGAGAGGAAGCTGAGCGTGATGAACAAGGAGCTGCAGAAATTGCAGTCGGCCCAGAAGGAACACGCCCGCCTGCTTAAAAACCAGTCGCAGTACGAGAAGCAGCTACGCAAGCTCCAGATGGATGTGGGCGAAATGAAGAAGACGAAG GTTCGCCTCATGAAGCAGATGAAGGAGCAGCAGGAGAAGAATCGCATGAACGAGTCCCGCCGTAACCGCGAGATCGCTTCCTTGAAGAAGGATCAGCGCAAACAAGAG CACCAATTGAAGCTACTGGAGGCTCAGAGGAGGCAGCAGGAGCTCATCCTCAGGAGGAAGACGGAAGAG GTGACGGCACTAAGGAGGCAGGCCAGGCCCACCTCGGGGAAAGTCATTCGGAAAATCAACCTGCCAGATCCCAACCAGGACTCGTCCCACCGTCCCCCCTCTGGACGCATGTACTCTGGACACGGCGCTCCCAACGGCACCAG cagGTCCTCTCCCAGGCGTGCCGGTGGAGTTTACTCCACCCGGATGGCCCGCAACAAATGGCAGTCTCTTGAGCGACGCATCACTGACGTCATCATGCAGAGGATGACTATCTCCAACATGGAGAATGACATGAACCGCCTCCTCAAG CAACGTGAGGAGCTGACCAAGCGCAAGGAGAAGGTCTTGAAGAAGCGAGAGCGCCTGGCCAGGGAAGGGTCCGAAGCAGAGAAGGCGGTGGTCCCGCTCAACGAGGAAGTGGACGCACTGGCTGCCAACATTGACTACATTAACGACAGCATTGCAGACTGTCAGGCCAACATCATGCAAATGGAGGAGACCAAG GAGGAAGGCGACACCGTGGATGTCTCTGCAGTGATTGGTTCCTGCACTCTGGCTGAGGCTCGTTTCCTGCTAGATCACTTTATGTCAATGGCTATAAACAAG GGTCTGCAGGCTGCCCAGAAGGAGTCCCAGGTGAAAGTCATGGAGGGCCGCCTGAAGCAGACGGAGATCACCAGCGCCACTCAAAATCAGCTGCTCTTCCACATGCTAAAGGAGAAGGCTGAGTTCAACCCAGAGCTGGACGCGCTGCTCGGCAACGCCCTGCAAG AACTAGGTAACGTGCCATCTG AAAACGGCGACGACAGCAGCAGCGACGAGTCGGCTGCCAGCCCGTCCGCAGACGGAAA CACTGTGCCGGATCTCATGAAGTTCTGCGGTGAGACCAAGTCCAGGAATAAG GCCCGCCGGCGGACCACCACTCAGATGGAGCTCCTTTATGCCAACAGCGAGGCCGCCCCCGACACGGCCGATTTCTCTGGCCCCTTGTTGCCGCTAGCAGAGACGCCAGACGGTGGCGGTGACTTTGCCGCGCTCTCGACAGGCTTCTCCTCCAAAATGTACAGCGT GGGCGTCATTCATCCAGTGACGTCCACCAAGAGTCGCTCAACCTCGCTGCTGCAGTGTGTCCATGTGGCCGAGGGGCACAGCAAGGCCGTCCTCTGTGTCGACTGCACCGACGACCTGCTCTTCACCGGATCCAAGG ACCGCAGTTGTAAGGTGTGGAACCTGGTGACGGGTCAGGAAATTATGTCGCTTTCCGGACACCCCAACAACGTGGTGTCGGTGCGCTATAGCTCCAGCCTGGTGTTCTCGGTCTCCACTTCCTACATCAAAGTTTGGGACATCCGCGACTCGGCCAAGTGCATTCGGACGCTCTG CTCCTCCGGTCAGGTTAATGTCGGCGACGTCTGTGCATCCAACACCAGCCGGACGGTCACCATCCCGGCAGGTGAAAACCTGATCAACCAGATAGCACTGAACCCCAACGGAAcggtcctgtacgccgcggccGGAAACTCGGTCAGAGTGTGGGATCTACGAAG GTTTGCATCCACTGGGAAACTCACCGGCCACCAAGGACCTGTTATGTGTTTGACTGTGGACCATTCGGGGAACAATCAGGAcgtggtcatcactggctccaaagACCACTATGTCAAG CTCTTTGACGTGAGTGAAGGCACCCTGGGAAGCATCAGCCCGATGCACAATTTTGAGCCCCCCCACTATGACGGGATCGAGTCACTGGTAATCCAGGGCGACTTCTTCTTTAGCGGCTCCCGTGACAACGGCATCAAGAAGTGGGACCTGGACCGCAAGGACTTGCTGCAG CAAGTCCCGAACGCCCACCGTGACTGGGTGTGTGCCCTGGGCGTGGTCCCCGGCTCTCCAGCTCTCCTGAGTGGCTGTCGAGGAGGGGTGCTTAAACTGTGGCACACGGACACTCTGGCTGGACTGGGCGAGCTCAAGGGTCATGACAGCCCCATCAACGGCATCTCCACAAACGCCAGCCATTTGTTCACCGCCTCTGA CGACCGGACAGTGAAGATCTGGCGTGCACGCAGCGGCGGACTGGACGGCCCTTTCGAGGCGGTTGACAATGCGGCAGACGAAGGTGGCGAGTAA